A genomic region of Megalobrama amblycephala isolate DHTTF-2021 linkage group LG6, ASM1881202v1, whole genome shotgun sequence contains the following coding sequences:
- the zgc:162707 gene encoding UPF0524 protein C3orf70 homolog B — MAYTGVQKALKSDKLDEAQALAKSCAGRPDFLPCDGLSICATHSHGKCFKLHWCCHLGWCHCKYVYQPMTNVAQLPSTPVPVAPSDCTDTIDLSISLTERFLRISPCFLPPPCPESPKYCNIAELFIDDYIVKRINGKMCYVQRPPVHMEAPISPPQIKPACLIAQKQHTKDKQTVEETVKGPKMGHCSSPSSSEDSGINALGGHYLESCEEESEEEDELSTDGHSSPGSLWEQDECTLLSPSKSIVEIIENIETTV; from the exons ATGGCTTACACCGGAGTGCAGAAGGCTTTGAAGAGTGATAAGTTAGATGAAGCTCAAGCTCTGGCCAAAAGCTGTGCAGGCAGACCGGACTTTCTCCCCTGTGATGGACTGTCCATCTGCGCAACACACAGCCACGGAAAGTGTTTCAAACTGCACTGGTGCTGCCATTTAGGCTGGTGTCACT GTAAATATGTGTACCAGCCCATGACCAATGTCGCTCAGCTACCCAGCACACCTGTGCCGGTTGCTCCatctgactgcactgacacCATTGATCTGTCCATCTCTCTGACTGAACGCTTCCTCCGCATCTCCCCCTGTTTCCTGCCACCGCCTTGTCCCGAGTCCCCAAAATACTGCAACATTGCCGAACTGTTTATCGATGATTACATTGTCAAACGCATCAACGGCAAGATGTGCTACGTTCAGCGGCCTCCAGTTCACATGGAGGCCCCTATTAGCCCACCTCAGATAAAGCCTGCTTGTCTGATAGCACAGAAACAGCACACTAAAGACAAGCAAACAGTTGAGGAGACTGTTAAAGGACCAAAAATGGGCCACTGCTCTTCGCCCTCCAGCTCCGAGGACTCAGGGATCAATGCTTTGGGAGGACATTATCTGGAGTCCTGTGAGGAAGAGTCTGAGGAAGAGGATGAACTTAGCACAGATGGACACTCTAGTCCGGGAAGTCTATGGGAACAGGATGAATGCACACTACTGTCCCCTTCCAAATCCATTGTGGAGATTATTGAAAATATTGAAACTACTGTGTGA